A single genomic interval of Lentimicrobium saccharophilum harbors:
- the porZ gene encoding type IX secretion system anionic LPS delivery protein PorZ, whose translation MRKSVFFLFFVFQALVFLPFSGWSQEIGIGQWRDHLPYRKVIAVAEGDGRIYAATPYSLFYYDINDNSLNRLSKNNGLSDVGISSIKYNDDLKALVIAYTNANIDLLKDGNIINLSDIKRKPILGNKTINRIVFIGKRAYLACGFGIVVLDIEKEEFPEPIYYIGSQGRAININDITYNPVDSLIYAATDEGIFRASFYGSNLANFAEWTRESSFVLPSAPYNHIAAFNNRIYTNKKGPAYSTDAMFVKIDGTWEPFQANNTSNRSSLEVHYNRLLVCNNLAVEIFMPDGSLEHKLYTYNPGNIFPKDAILDKNNNVWIGDEFEGLVKISDFNSAERFLPDGPDFPDVYSMAAGKSDVWIVPGGRNSAFAAIYRQARFAGFVDGKWKTTDQKTDAFLSDMRDVLSVAVDPSNNKRVYFGTWGYGLMEYVNEEFSQLYTSENSSLEGTAYESTWYGIGGLAFDDQNNLWVTNSSASSVLSVRKNSGDWKSFNLGSVATGVDIGKVMVDKSGQKWLMPRDHALIVFNDNNTLDDPTDDKAKRLTSVAGNGSLPGSFILSMAVDREGLVWVGSNEGVAVFYSPANIFSGQNFDAQRILIEQDGYGQYLLEAEAVTAIAVDGSNRKWFGTDRAGVFLMSADGTKEILHFTEENSPLLSNSITDITINESGEVFIGTSQGVISYRSESVTPTQDLKEVVVFPNPVRESYEGAIAIRGLVENSSVKITDISGNLVYTTLSEGGQALWNGRNFNGDRVQTGVYLVYVTNSDGSKTTVTKIMFVN comes from the coding sequence ATGAGAAAGTCTGTATTCTTTTTATTTTTTGTTTTTCAGGCATTGGTTTTTCTCCCGTTCTCCGGATGGTCTCAGGAAATCGGCATCGGACAATGGCGTGACCACCTGCCATATCGCAAGGTAATAGCAGTAGCCGAAGGCGATGGCAGGATTTATGCGGCCACCCCTTACAGCCTTTTTTATTACGATATCAATGACAACAGCCTTAACCGTCTGAGCAAGAATAACGGCCTGAGCGATGTCGGAATCAGCAGCATTAAATACAATGATGATTTAAAGGCACTGGTCATCGCCTATACCAATGCAAACATTGACCTGCTGAAAGACGGAAATATCATCAATTTGTCGGATATCAAGCGTAAGCCCATTCTGGGAAATAAAACCATCAACCGCATTGTTTTCATTGGCAAGCGGGCTTATCTGGCCTGCGGGTTCGGGATTGTGGTACTCGATATTGAAAAGGAGGAATTTCCGGAGCCCATCTATTATATCGGAAGTCAGGGCAGGGCCATCAATATCAACGACATTACCTATAATCCGGTGGATTCGCTGATTTATGCAGCGACCGATGAAGGAATCTTCCGGGCCTCGTTTTATGGCTCAAACCTGGCAAATTTTGCGGAATGGACGCGCGAGAGTTCATTTGTTCTCCCCTCGGCTCCTTACAATCATATTGCAGCTTTTAACAACAGGATTTATACGAACAAGAAGGGACCTGCTTATTCAACCGATGCCATGTTTGTAAAGATCGACGGTACCTGGGAGCCCTTCCAGGCAAATAACACATCCAACCGGTCCAGCCTGGAGGTCCATTATAATCGTCTTTTGGTGTGTAACAACCTTGCGGTTGAAATTTTCATGCCCGACGGTTCGCTGGAACACAAACTCTATACCTATAACCCGGGCAACATTTTCCCAAAAGATGCAATTCTTGATAAAAATAATAACGTGTGGATAGGTGATGAATTTGAGGGTTTGGTGAAAATTTCAGATTTTAATTCAGCTGAACGCTTTCTTCCCGATGGCCCTGATTTTCCTGATGTTTATTCAATGGCCGCCGGGAAGAGTGATGTGTGGATTGTTCCGGGAGGTCGAAATTCTGCCTTCGCGGCGATATACCGTCAGGCCCGGTTTGCCGGTTTTGTCGACGGGAAATGGAAAACCACAGATCAGAAAACGGATGCTTTCCTGAGTGATATGCGCGATGTTTTATCGGTTGCCGTTGATCCGTCAAACAACAAAAGGGTCTATTTCGGCACCTGGGGCTACGGGCTGATGGAGTATGTGAACGAAGAGTTTTCGCAGCTCTATACCAGTGAGAACAGCAGTCTTGAAGGTACTGCCTATGAAAGTACATGGTATGGCATTGGCGGGCTGGCTTTCGATGATCAGAATAACCTGTGGGTTACCAATTCAAGCGCCTCTTCTGTCTTATCTGTCAGGAAGAACAGCGGAGACTGGAAATCATTTAACCTTGGCTCTGTGGCAACCGGGGTGGATATAGGGAAGGTTATGGTGGACAAATCAGGTCAGAAATGGCTGATGCCGCGCGATCATGCACTGATCGTTTTTAATGATAACAACACCCTGGATGACCCCACGGATGACAAGGCAAAGAGACTTACTTCCGTCGCCGGCAATGGAAGTCTGCCCGGCTCGTTTATACTGAGTATGGCAGTCGACCGCGAAGGTCTCGTGTGGGTCGGTTCCAATGAAGGCGTGGCGGTATTCTATTCACCGGCCAACATTTTCAGCGGCCAGAATTTTGATGCGCAGCGCATCCTGATAGAACAGGACGGATACGGTCAGTATCTGCTTGAAGCCGAAGCGGTGACCGCCATCGCCGTTGACGGTTCAAACCGGAAGTGGTTCGGTACCGACCGGGCGGGCGTTTTCCTGATGTCGGCCGACGGCACCAAGGAAATCCTGCACTTCACTGAAGAAAACAGCCCTTTGCTCAGCAATTCCATTACCGATATCACCATCAACGAGTCTGGAGAGGTCTTTATCGGCACGTCGCAGGGCGTAATCTCCTACAGAAGTGAATCCGTAACGCCCACACAGGACCTGAAAGAGGTGGTGGTATTTCCGAATCCGGTGCGCGAAAGCTACGAGGGGGCCATTGCCATCCGTGGCCTTGTTGAGAACTCCAGCGTGAAGATTACCGATATCAGCGGGAATCTGGTATATACAACGTTGAGTGAAGGCGGACAGGCGCTCTGGAACGGACGCAATTTTAACGGCGACCGGGTTCAGACGGGGGTTTATCTGGTTTATGTCACCAACAGTGATGGATCCAAAACCACGGTGACCAAAATCATGTTTGTTAACTGA
- the recO gene encoding DNA repair protein RecO — protein MLISTHGIVFHTTRYADSGAVVKIYTEKFGLQSFLVKGLFSRNSKLKAALFGHLSILDLVIDRHEHRNLHYIREAGIYIPLQRLQDDMSRSSLVLFINELLYKCIREEEPNPALFSYLVTVLQLLNEPGISLHSFHLLFMLRLTRFLGFSPRFAKAGSGEFFDMEEGLFLDSEPMHRYFISGPPAEALERLQLMEFHDLHDFEISRSVRDTLLDRLIDYYRLHIPDLGEMKSVKVLQEILG, from the coding sequence ATGCTGATTTCAACGCATGGCATTGTATTTCACACCACCCGGTATGCCGATTCAGGGGCTGTAGTGAAAATTTATACCGAAAAATTCGGGTTGCAGTCATTTTTGGTAAAAGGCCTTTTCAGTCGCAATTCAAAGCTGAAAGCCGCTCTTTTCGGTCACCTCAGCATATTGGATCTGGTGATTGACCGCCACGAGCACAGAAACCTGCATTATATCCGCGAAGCCGGCATTTATATCCCGCTTCAGCGGTTGCAGGATGATATGTCGCGAAGTTCCCTGGTGCTGTTTATCAATGAACTGCTCTACAAATGCATCAGGGAAGAGGAGCCCAATCCCGCCTTGTTCAGTTATCTGGTGACCGTGCTGCAACTGCTCAACGAACCGGGAATTTCCCTGCATTCATTCCATTTGCTGTTTATGCTGCGGCTTACCCGTTTTCTGGGGTTCAGCCCCAGATTTGCCAAAGCAGGTTCAGGTGAATTTTTCGATATGGAAGAAGGGCTGTTTCTGGATTCGGAACCCATGCACCGGTACTTTATTTCCGGGCCACCGGCCGAAGCCCTCGAACGGCTTCAATTGATGGAATTTCATGACCTGCATGACTTTGAAATTTCCAGGTCAGTGCGCGATACCCTGCTCGACCGGCTGATAGATTATTACCGTCTGCATATTCCCGATCTGGGTGAAATGAAATCGGTAAAGGTGTTGCAGGAAATTCTCGGATAG
- a CDS encoding phospholipid carrier-dependent glycosyltransferase, whose product MKSGLKLPAFFNRQSVAAAIALLLFLPLLFLNIRADHDWGDDFAQYLAQAENIARFHPMSQTGYVYNEFYPSLGPKAYPPGFPLMISAITGKYGNYIPPYNYLISVFLLATALLTVLFLKRHFGLIPALVLSLMVYYNPYVMELKAEVMADIPFAFLFVLFLVMIPDLQQLSSRRKWLLAGVVTGVAISVKTAGFALAAGLAMYTGWHLIMAFLRKRAIKSLWKSAVDPALSIGAALGIVLLLNLIFMRGASGASSYLNTFSLGSLPETVAMNLYTYTEVLRLFFVSLNSQIFWFGFIAGSAAVTFALTGLIVAFRRGPGIAEWVTLAYLGLLLVYPYHNSGFRFLLPLAPLILNYIATAVGAMNPGRGGIALSVLATAMILVTYMPALKELQERKAVIQEGPYAVHAQNAFEQINAITPGDALIVFIKPRALARFTGRNSMAHLPESTPVEVYKQFEAIGPTHFLLYSELPDPALENYIRTNRREIELIWRNQFFRLYRKV is encoded by the coding sequence ATGAAATCAGGATTGAAACTCCCTGCATTCTTTAACAGGCAATCCGTTGCGGCAGCCATTGCCCTGCTGTTGTTCCTGCCGTTGCTTTTCCTGAATATCCGGGCCGACCACGACTGGGGCGATGATTTTGCCCAATACCTTGCCCAGGCCGAAAATATTGCCCGCTTCCATCCCATGTCTCAGACCGGCTATGTTTATAACGAATTTTACCCAAGCCTAGGCCCGAAAGCCTACCCTCCCGGATTCCCGTTAATGATTTCAGCCATAACAGGCAAATACGGCAATTATATTCCGCCTTACAATTATCTTATTTCTGTTTTTCTTCTGGCAACAGCCCTGCTCACCGTCCTCTTTCTGAAAAGGCATTTCGGACTGATCCCGGCGCTTGTCCTCAGCCTGATGGTATATTATAATCCTTATGTGATGGAGTTGAAAGCAGAGGTAATGGCCGATATCCCCTTCGCATTCCTGTTTGTATTGTTTCTGGTGATGATTCCGGACCTGCAGCAGCTTTCATCCCGTCGGAAATGGCTGCTTGCCGGTGTGGTCACAGGGGTTGCCATTTCGGTGAAAACGGCAGGATTCGCCCTTGCGGCCGGACTGGCAATGTACACAGGCTGGCATCTGATAATGGCGTTCCTCAGAAAAAGAGCAATAAAGTCCCTGTGGAAATCTGCGGTGGATCCCGCCCTGTCCATTGGCGCTGCTTTGGGCATTGTGCTGCTACTGAACCTGATTTTTATGCGCGGGGCTTCCGGCGCATCTTCCTATCTGAATACTTTCTCGCTGGGGAGCCTGCCGGAAACCGTTGCCATGAATCTCTATACCTATACCGAGGTGTTGCGGTTGTTTTTTGTCAGCCTTAATTCACAGATTTTCTGGTTTGGTTTTATTGCCGGTTCCGCGGCGGTCACCTTTGCCCTTACCGGGCTGATCGTTGCTTTCAGGCGTGGCCCCGGCATAGCGGAATGGGTGACGCTTGCATACCTCGGACTGCTGCTGGTCTATCCCTACCACAATTCCGGATTCAGGTTCCTGCTGCCCCTCGCGCCCCTGATACTTAATTATATTGCCACAGCGGTCGGTGCCATGAATCCCGGCAGGGGCGGAATTGCGCTGTCAGTCCTTGCGACTGCGATGATACTGGTAACGTATATGCCGGCATTAAAGGAATTGCAGGAGCGTAAGGCGGTAATTCAGGAAGGCCCTTATGCCGTGCATGCGCAGAATGCCTTTGAGCAGATCAATGCCATCACGCCCGGAGATGCCCTGATCGTTTTTATCAAGCCAAGGGCGCTGGCAAGGTTTACCGGAAGAAACAGCATGGCACACCTGCCCGAAAGCACCCCCGTGGAAGTCTATAAACAATTTGAGGCTATAGGCCCGACCCATTTCCTGCTGTATTCGGAATTGCCCGATCCGGCGCTGGAGAACTACATCAGAACGAACCGGAGGGAGATTGAACTGATCTGGCGAAACCAGTTCTTCCGGTTGTACCGGAAGGTTTAA
- a CDS encoding 6-phosphofructokinase has translation MKGSIAILAGGGPAPGINSVIASVAKVFLKDGYRIIGLHEGYKTLFTGSPKTIDIDFEMADRIHNQGGSFLVMSRHKPKDADFNTDFFVSNNVKLLVTIGGDDTASTANRISKFLAANNVKIQNIHVPKTIDNDLPLPDGIPTFGYQSAKQEGVRLATTVYEDARTSGNWFVVSAMGREAGHLAFGIGAACHYPMIIIPEMFNKAEVTFDRILRLVISSMIKRKILGISYGVAIISEGVFHFMTDDEITSSGIHFTFDDHGHPELGNVSKAHIFNELLQKKTKELKLNVKSRPVEIGYEVRCVQPIAFDMLYCALMGIGVKHLFDQGLTSCMVVSGPNGDITPLYLKDVEDENGKVKPRLVNMEGQKSKMVFEDSLQYIEPADYEAARKYVPDPENYDFRKILNW, from the coding sequence ATGAAAGGATCAATTGCCATACTGGCAGGCGGCGGCCCTGCTCCCGGAATCAACTCAGTAATTGCCTCGGTGGCCAAGGTTTTTCTGAAGGATGGTTACCGCATCATCGGTTTGCACGAAGGATACAAGACCCTGTTTACGGGAAGTCCTAAAACCATCGACATCGATTTTGAGATGGCCGACCGCATCCACAACCAGGGCGGTTCATTCCTGGTTATGAGCCGGCACAAACCCAAAGATGCTGATTTCAATACAGATTTTTTCGTCAGCAACAACGTGAAGCTGCTGGTCACCATCGGTGGCGACGATACCGCTTCCACCGCCAACCGCATATCGAAATTCCTTGCCGCCAATAACGTGAAGATCCAGAACATCCACGTTCCTAAAACCATTGACAACGACCTGCCCCTGCCCGACGGCATTCCTACCTTCGGCTACCAGAGCGCCAAACAGGAAGGAGTACGGCTGGCAACCACCGTTTATGAAGATGCGCGCACCAGCGGCAACTGGTTTGTGGTTTCGGCCATGGGCCGCGAGGCCGGGCATTTGGCCTTCGGCATTGGCGCCGCCTGCCATTATCCCATGATCATCATTCCTGAGATGTTCAACAAGGCCGAAGTTACCTTCGACCGCATCCTCAGGCTGGTGATTTCATCCATGATCAAGCGTAAAATCCTGGGCATCAGTTACGGCGTCGCCATCATCAGCGAGGGGGTCTTCCACTTTATGACCGACGATGAAATCACCTCTTCGGGCATTCATTTTACCTTCGACGACCACGGGCACCCGGAACTGGGCAATGTAAGCAAGGCGCATATCTTCAACGAACTCCTGCAGAAAAAAACGAAGGAATTGAAACTGAACGTGAAAAGCCGTCCGGTAGAAATCGGTTACGAGGTACGCTGCGTGCAGCCCATCGCCTTTGATATGCTTTACTGCGCCCTGATGGGCATAGGCGTGAAGCACCTCTTCGACCAGGGCCTGACCAGTTGTATGGTGGTGAGCGGCCCCAACGGCGACATCACGCCCCTTTACCTGAAGGACGTGGAAGACGAAAACGGCAAAGTGAAGCCCCGCCTGGTGAATATGGAAGGGCAGAAGTCAAAAATGGTGTTTGAAGACAGTCTGCAGTACATTGAGCCGGCCGATTACGAAGCCGCCCGGAAATATGTTCCCGATCCCGAAAATTATGACTTCAGGAAGATCCTGAACTGGTAA